In the Drosophila busckii strain San Diego stock center, stock number 13000-0081.31 unplaced genomic scaffold, ASM1175060v1 chrUn_01, whole genome shotgun sequence genome, one interval contains:
- the LOC108607970 gene encoding myosin-G heavy chain isoform X1: MLLPDQTYADYVTKAEPENPHANPEPEHTNLKSRISSNTSTTSYEETARFFDQIPDFVGVSLPALFYTAKLAHGTEEDSKDVATVSSKSITTHSRNGIRNHNSCHSEESANCDIMLRLCEDFICRHRMRADFFCQYHKAVSSTTPSSKQSKASPVEDPESTKLKSSKEPPTIFPNLIMFNTAVKRFTRLSAIYTLPIAKRKKKTTGYLTDASSSNEAVHLQQRLNSLSTELLVMRDRLHVEGQGHVQNRNNEPQHQHHTGVLGGNRENKGKNFNTTASSPNLNFGTALSTKALQQHVNGSGQHTLPKQSQNFGRTVAGFSNPSGAIIPARNTSIPHPLPHQLSDRTTQVHHHQQHQSNKNHTSCLGASDTVAQVSPTYIPNASSNTLPKRSSCSLTAQQMSANKHINPCQSVRTLPFGFAFPAGAGGGSSAKLQQSCREPKDMQDLIHMPGPLTEHAVMHTLQARFNEQRYFTNVGPILLSINPYLDVGNPLTLSSTRDIPLAAQLQKIVQEAVRQQSETGYPQAIILSGTSGAGKTANAMLMLRQLFAIAGGGPETDAFKHLAAAFTVLRSLGSAKTTTNSESSRIGQFIEVQVTDGALYRTKIHCYFLDQTRVIRPLPKEKNYHIFYQLLAGLNRDERLKLHLEGYSPNNLRYLRGDNSQNELEDAARFQAWKTCLGILGIPFLDVVRVLSAVLLLGNVQFIDTGGLEVDVKGESELNSVASLLGVPPAALFRGLTTRTHNVRGQLVKSVCGDVNANMTRDCLAKALYCRLVATIVRRANSLKRLGSTLGTLSSDSNESVHNQADAASQHASTIGGGNAGSKSMAALNNAVKHATDGFIGILDMFGFEEPSPHAHLEHLCINLCAETMQHFYNTHIFKSSVESCRDEGIVVSQTEVDYVDNVPCIDLISSLRTGLLSLLDMECSVRGTAESYVAKLKLQHRSSTRLESRLASELDDPRLFAIRHFAGRVEYDSTDFLDTNRDVVPDDLVAVFYKHSCNFGFATHLFGSELKALYSQPQAPRGLSFRISPTSHSDLLNGDEPVNTLTQDFHTRLDNLLRTLVHARPHFVRCIRSNNSEQPARFERSTVVRQIRSLQVLETVNLMASGFPHRMRFKQFNARYRMLAPFKLLRRSEDKAQEDCQVILQYALDMEHPPVLDGSVTLAWAPGKRHVFISEGIRQQLEHLRTEIRHRSAARMQAIWRGYWWRKKMGSSGNLKRNANTADTGLICSMPALAKGTNNHIAKSESESAAAAIVALAAVAASAPSTVARLSAKSTSAQMSSTVLRPRPQPIAGTPPPDPHEKCDQNIIQQTCSLFGLDLERPPPVPPSRAYTITPNSKKLGYPQSRIMKLNFPEDANPSGTLSSPAPAATELQHLKKGEAVTVVGASSARGHLIVVHKGQSYHVPFQYMELTIQSITSAAVSGLTSTPSVGNVNNSANIAASSTGVKI; this comes from the exons atGTTGTTGCCGGATCAGACATATGCTGACTACGTGACCAAAGCAGAGCCAGAAAATCCACACGCTAATCCGGAGCCGgaacatacaaatttaaagtcGAGAATAAGCTCCAACACCAGCACTACCAGCTACGAAGAAACCGCTCGCTTCTTTGACCAAATACCCGACTTTGTGGGAGTCTCTCTGCCAGCCCTTTTTTACACTGCCAAGTTAGCTCATGGCACTGAAGAAGATTCTAAAGATGTGGCTACAGTGTCCAGCAAATCAATCACCACTCATAGTCGGAACGGCATACGGAATCACAATAGTTGCCACTCTGAAGAGAGTGCGAATTGTGATATTATGTTGCGACTTTGTGAGGACTTTATATGCCGACATCGCATGCGAGCAGACTTCTTCTGTCAATACCATAAGGCAGTCAG CTCAACTACACCCTCGTCGAAACAAAGTAAAGCTTCACCGGTTGAGGACCCTGAATCCACTAAGTTAAAATCCAGTAAGGAACCACCGACAATATTTCCTAATTTAATCATGTTTAATACGGCCGTAAAGCGATTTACAAGACTCTCTGCCATTTATACACTTCCAATAGCCAAGCGTAAGAAAAAGACAACTGGATATTTAACTG atGCTTCATCGTCGAATGAGGCTGTTCATCTGCAGCAGCGACTAAACAGTCTAAGTACCGAGCTGTTGGTCATGCGCGATCGACTTCATGTTGAGGGGCAAGGGCACGTTCAAAATCGGAATAACGAACCCCAACATCAACATCACACTGGCGTACTCGGGGGCAATAGGGAAAATAAGGGAAAGAATTTTAATACAACTGCATCGAGTCCGAATCTAAATTTTGGAACTGCGCTTTCAACCAAAGCATTGCAGCAACATGTGAACGGTAGCGGCCAGCACACGCTACCTAAG CAATCGCAAAACTTCGGCCGGACCGTAGCAGGATTTTCGAATCCGTCCGGAGCTATTATTCCGGCGCGTAACACATCCATTCCTCATCCATTGCCGCACCAGTTAAGTGACAGAACCACTCAAGTGCATCACCATCAGCAGCACCAAAGCAATAAGAACCACACTTCTTGTCTGGGCGCCTCGGACACAGTGGCACAAGTTTCTCCGACATATATACCAAATGCTAGTTCAAACACATTACCCAAGCGCTCTTCGTGCTCCTTGACAGCCCAACAAATGTCAGCAAATAAACATATCAATCCATGCCAGAGTGTCAGGACCCTCCCATTTGGGTTTGCATTTCCTGCCGGTGCTGGAGGGGGAAGTAGTGCTAAGCTACAACAATCCTGCCGCGAGCCTAAGGACATGCAGGATCTGATCCATATGCCTGGTCCACTCACCGAACACGCTGTCATGCATACGCTACAAGCGCGCTTTAATGAGCAACGCTACTTT ACTAATGTGGGTCCCATACTGCTCTCAATCAATCCATACTTGGATGTAGGTAACCCTCTGACACTGTCATCTACTCGTGACATTCCGTTGGCTGCGCAGCTACAAAAGATTGTTCAAGAGGCAGTACGACAGCAGAGCGAGACAGGATATCCGCAGGCTATCATATTATCGGGCACAAGCGGAGCCGGAAAGACGGCAAACGCAATGCTTATGCTGCGCCAACTCTTTGCCATTGCAGGCGGAGGCCCCGAGACAGATGCTTTTAAGCACCTTGCCGCTGCCTTTACAGTTCTGCGGTCACTTGGATCCGCAAAGACCACAACAAACTCAGAATCCAGTCGCATTGGCCAGTTTATCGAGGTACAAGTGACAGATGGGGCGCTCTATCGTACCAAAATCCATTGTTACTTTCTCGACCAAACTCGTGTCATTCGACCCTTGCCCAAGGAGAAGAACTATCATATATTCTACCAGCTGCTAGCCGGACTTAACCGCGATGAACGCCTAAAGCTTCACCTAGAGGGCTACTCGCCAAACAATCTGCGGTATCTCAGAGGCGATAACTCTCAAAACGAACTAGAGGATGCTGCTCGTTTCCAGGCCTGGAAGACCTGCTTGGGCATACTTGGTATTCCATTTTTAGATGTGGTGCGTGTCCTCTCAGCAGTGCTCTTACTCGGCAACGTGCAGTTCATAGATACTGGA GGGCTTGAAGTTGATGTCAAAGGTGAATCGGAGCTCAATTCTGTAGCGAGTCTGCTGGGTGTGCCGCCGGCAGCCCTGTTTCGTGGACTGACCACCCGCACCCACAACGTAAGAGGACAGCTAGTGAAATCTGTGTGCGGCGATGTTAACGCTAATATGACGCGCGACTGTCTTGCGAAGGCACTATACTGCCGCCTGGTGGCCACCATTGTTAGGCGTGCAAACAGTTTAAAGCGTCTCGGCTCCACACTTGGCACCCTCAGCTCTGACTCCAACGAGTCAGTGCACAACCAAGCGGACGCGGCTTCCCAACACGCCTCGACCATAGGGGGTGGCAATGCAGGCTCCAAGTCTATGGCGGCGCTCAATAATGCAGTTAAGCATGCAACCGACGGCTTTATTGGCATATTAGACATGTTTGGATTCGAGGAGCCATCGCCTCACGCACATTTGGAACATCTCTGCATAAACCTGTGTGCAGAAACTATGCAACACTTTTACAACACGCATATTTTTAAGTCCTCAGTAGAGTCGTGCCGTGATGAGGGCATCGTGGTGTCCCAGACCGAGGTTGATTATGTTGACAATGTGCCTTGTATCGATTTGATATCCTCGCTGCGTACCGGTCTGCTCAGCCTCTTGGACATGGAATGCTCAGTACGAGGCACTGCTGAGAGCTATGTGGCCAAGCTAAAATTACAGCATCGCAGCTCCACGCGTCTCGAGAGCCGACTAGCTTCGGAGTTGGACGATCCGCGTCTATTTGCTATCCGACATTTTGCAGGTCGCGTGGAGTACGACAGCACTGACTTCCTGGACACAAATCGAGATGTGGTGCCCGATGATCTCGTTGCCGTCTTCTACAAGCACAGCTGtaactttggctttgccacACACCTCTTTGGGTCTGAGCTTAAGGCTTTATATTCTCAGCCACAGGCGCCGCGAGGCCTCAGCTTTCGCATTTCGCCAACTTCACACTCCGACCTGCTTAATGGCGATGAGCCCGTAAATACACTTACTCAGGACTTCCACACACGTCTTGACAACCTGCTGCGTACTCTTGTACATGCACGACCGCACTTTGTGCGTTGTATTCGCAGCAATAATTCCGAGCAGCCAGCAAGATTTGAGCGTTCGACTGTAGTACGCCAGATCAGGTCGCTGCAGGTTTTGGAGACAGTCAATCTGATGGCTTCTGGATTCCCGCATCGCATGCGATTCAAGCAATTCAACGCACGTTACCGTATGCTAGCGCCTTTCAAATTGCTGCGTCGCAGCGAGGATAAGGCGCAGGAAGATTGTCAGGTTATACTGCAATACGCATTGGACATGGAGCATCCGCCGGTGTTGGACGGGTCTGTAACGCTCGCGTGGGCGCCAGGAAAGCGACATGTATTCATTAGCGAAGGCATACGCCAGCAATTAGAGCACCTTCGCACAGAAATTCGGCACCGAAGCGCCGCCCGCATGCAAGCTATCTGGCGTGGCTATTGGTGGCGCAAAAAGATGGGTAGCTCCGGCAACCTTAAGCGCAATGCCAACACAGCCGACACAGGTCTAATCTGTTCAATGCCTGCACTTGCGAAGGGGACAAACAACCACATTGCCAAGTCAGAATCCGAATCCGCAGCTGCCGCAATAGTTGCTTTGGCGGCAGTTGCTGCTTCAGCTCCAAGCACGG TCGCACGACTGTCAGCTAAGTCCACGAGTGCACAAATGTCTAGCACTGTGCTTCGACCACGTCCTCAACCAATTGCTGGCACTCCGCCGCCTGATCCCCATGAGAAGTGCGACCAGAATATTATTCAGCAAACATGCAGTCTCTTTGGGTTGGATTTG GAACGACCGCCGCCCGTTCCGCCGTCACGAGCTTATACCATCACCCCTAACTCG
- the LOC108607970 gene encoding myosin-G heavy chain isoform X4 has product MLLPDQTYADYVTKAEPENPHANPEPEHTNLKSRISSNTSTTSYEETARFFDQIPDFVGVSLPALFYTAKLAHGTEEDSKDVATVSSKSITTHSRNGIRNHNSCHSEESANCDIMLRLCEDFICRHRMRADFFCQYHKAVSSTTPSSKQSKASPVEDPESTKLKSSKEPPTIFPNLIMFNTAVKRFTRLSAIYTLPIAKRKKKTTGYLTDASSSNEAVHLQQRLNSLSTELLVMRDRLHVEGQGHVQNRNNEPQHQHHTGVLGGNRENKGKNFNTTASSPNLNFGTALSTKALQQHVNGSGQHTLPKQSQNFGRTVAGFSNPSGAIIPARNTSIPHPLPHQLSDRTTQVHHHQQHQSNKNHTSCLGASDTVAQVSPTYIPNASSNTLPKRSSCSLTAQQMSANKHINPCQSVRTLPFGFAFPAGAGGGSSAKLQQSCREPKDMQDLIHMPGPLTEHAVMHTLQARFNEQRYFTNVGPILLSINPYLDVGNPLTLSSTRDIPLAAQLQKIVQEAVRQQSETGYPQAIILSGTSGAGKTANAMLMLRQLFAIAGGGPETDAFKHLAAAFTVLRSLGSAKTTTNSESSRIGQFIEVQVTDGALYRTKIHCYFLDQTRVIRPLPKEKNYHIFYQLLAGLNRDERLKLHLEGYSPNNLRYLRGDNSQNELEDAARFQAWKTCLGILGIPFLDVVRVLSAVLLLGNVQFIDTGIELLCQSKNYIMQLWFQY; this is encoded by the exons atGTTGTTGCCGGATCAGACATATGCTGACTACGTGACCAAAGCAGAGCCAGAAAATCCACACGCTAATCCGGAGCCGgaacatacaaatttaaagtcGAGAATAAGCTCCAACACCAGCACTACCAGCTACGAAGAAACCGCTCGCTTCTTTGACCAAATACCCGACTTTGTGGGAGTCTCTCTGCCAGCCCTTTTTTACACTGCCAAGTTAGCTCATGGCACTGAAGAAGATTCTAAAGATGTGGCTACAGTGTCCAGCAAATCAATCACCACTCATAGTCGGAACGGCATACGGAATCACAATAGTTGCCACTCTGAAGAGAGTGCGAATTGTGATATTATGTTGCGACTTTGTGAGGACTTTATATGCCGACATCGCATGCGAGCAGACTTCTTCTGTCAATACCATAAGGCAGTCAG CTCAACTACACCCTCGTCGAAACAAAGTAAAGCTTCACCGGTTGAGGACCCTGAATCCACTAAGTTAAAATCCAGTAAGGAACCACCGACAATATTTCCTAATTTAATCATGTTTAATACGGCCGTAAAGCGATTTACAAGACTCTCTGCCATTTATACACTTCCAATAGCCAAGCGTAAGAAAAAGACAACTGGATATTTAACTG atGCTTCATCGTCGAATGAGGCTGTTCATCTGCAGCAGCGACTAAACAGTCTAAGTACCGAGCTGTTGGTCATGCGCGATCGACTTCATGTTGAGGGGCAAGGGCACGTTCAAAATCGGAATAACGAACCCCAACATCAACATCACACTGGCGTACTCGGGGGCAATAGGGAAAATAAGGGAAAGAATTTTAATACAACTGCATCGAGTCCGAATCTAAATTTTGGAACTGCGCTTTCAACCAAAGCATTGCAGCAACATGTGAACGGTAGCGGCCAGCACACGCTACCTAAG CAATCGCAAAACTTCGGCCGGACCGTAGCAGGATTTTCGAATCCGTCCGGAGCTATTATTCCGGCGCGTAACACATCCATTCCTCATCCATTGCCGCACCAGTTAAGTGACAGAACCACTCAAGTGCATCACCATCAGCAGCACCAAAGCAATAAGAACCACACTTCTTGTCTGGGCGCCTCGGACACAGTGGCACAAGTTTCTCCGACATATATACCAAATGCTAGTTCAAACACATTACCCAAGCGCTCTTCGTGCTCCTTGACAGCCCAACAAATGTCAGCAAATAAACATATCAATCCATGCCAGAGTGTCAGGACCCTCCCATTTGGGTTTGCATTTCCTGCCGGTGCTGGAGGGGGAAGTAGTGCTAAGCTACAACAATCCTGCCGCGAGCCTAAGGACATGCAGGATCTGATCCATATGCCTGGTCCACTCACCGAACACGCTGTCATGCATACGCTACAAGCGCGCTTTAATGAGCAACGCTACTTT ACTAATGTGGGTCCCATACTGCTCTCAATCAATCCATACTTGGATGTAGGTAACCCTCTGACACTGTCATCTACTCGTGACATTCCGTTGGCTGCGCAGCTACAAAAGATTGTTCAAGAGGCAGTACGACAGCAGAGCGAGACAGGATATCCGCAGGCTATCATATTATCGGGCACAAGCGGAGCCGGAAAGACGGCAAACGCAATGCTTATGCTGCGCCAACTCTTTGCCATTGCAGGCGGAGGCCCCGAGACAGATGCTTTTAAGCACCTTGCCGCTGCCTTTACAGTTCTGCGGTCACTTGGATCCGCAAAGACCACAACAAACTCAGAATCCAGTCGCATTGGCCAGTTTATCGAGGTACAAGTGACAGATGGGGCGCTCTATCGTACCAAAATCCATTGTTACTTTCTCGACCAAACTCGTGTCATTCGACCCTTGCCCAAGGAGAAGAACTATCATATATTCTACCAGCTGCTAGCCGGACTTAACCGCGATGAACGCCTAAAGCTTCACCTAGAGGGCTACTCGCCAAACAATCTGCGGTATCTCAGAGGCGATAACTCTCAAAACGAACTAGAGGATGCTGCTCGTTTCCAGGCCTGGAAGACCTGCTTGGGCATACTTGGTATTCCATTTTTAGATGTGGTGCGTGTCCTCTCAGCAGTGCTCTTACTCGGCAACGTGCAGTTCATAGATACTGGA
- the LOC108607970 gene encoding unconventional myosin-IXa isoform X3, with the protein MASLSKVFILDKYFTELQKFWETEKKLQESIKDSGAVAVCRRLLSDASSSNEAVHLQQRLNSLSTELLVMRDRLHVEGQGHVQNRNNEPQHQHHTGVLGGNRENKGKNFNTTASSPNLNFGTALSTKALQQHVNGSGQHTLPKQSQNFGRTVAGFSNPSGAIIPARNTSIPHPLPHQLSDRTTQVHHHQQHQSNKNHTSCLGASDTVAQVSPTYIPNASSNTLPKRSSCSLTAQQMSANKHINPCQSVRTLPFGFAFPAGAGGGSSAKLQQSCREPKDMQDLIHMPGPLTEHAVMHTLQARFNEQRYFTNVGPILLSINPYLDVGNPLTLSSTRDIPLAAQLQKIVQEAVRQQSETGYPQAIILSGTSGAGKTANAMLMLRQLFAIAGGGPETDAFKHLAAAFTVLRSLGSAKTTTNSESSRIGQFIEVQVTDGALYRTKIHCYFLDQTRVIRPLPKEKNYHIFYQLLAGLNRDERLKLHLEGYSPNNLRYLRGDNSQNELEDAARFQAWKTCLGILGIPFLDVVRVLSAVLLLGNVQFIDTGGLEVDVKGESELNSVASLLGVPPAALFRGLTTRTHNVRGQLVKSVCGDVNANMTRDCLAKALYCRLVATIVRRANSLKRLGSTLGTLSSDSNESVHNQADAASQHASTIGGGNAGSKSMAALNNAVKHATDGFIGILDMFGFEEPSPHAHLEHLCINLCAETMQHFYNTHIFKSSVESCRDEGIVVSQTEVDYVDNVPCIDLISSLRTGLLSLLDMECSVRGTAESYVAKLKLQHRSSTRLESRLASELDDPRLFAIRHFAGRVEYDSTDFLDTNRDVVPDDLVAVFYKHSCNFGFATHLFGSELKALYSQPQAPRGLSFRISPTSHSDLLNGDEPVNTLTQDFHTRLDNLLRTLVHARPHFVRCIRSNNSEQPARFERSTVVRQIRSLQVLETVNLMASGFPHRMRFKQFNARYRMLAPFKLLRRSEDKAQEDCQVILQYALDMEHPPVLDGSVTLAWAPGKRHVFISEGIRQQLEHLRTEIRHRSAARMQAIWRGYWWRKKMGSSGNLKRNANTADTGLICSMPALAKGTNNHIAKSESESAAAAIVALAAVAASAPSTVARLSAKSTSAQMSSTVLRPRPQPIAGTPPPDPHEKCDQNIIQQTCSLFGLDLERPPPVPPSRAYTITPNSKKLGYPQSRIMKLNFPEDANPSGTLSSPAPAATELQHLKKGEAVTVVGASSARGHLIVVHKGQSYHVPFQYMELTIQSITSAAVSGLTSTPSVGNVNNSANIAASSTGVKI; encoded by the exons ATGGCCAGCTTGTCAAAAGTGTTTATACTGGATAAATACTTCACCGAACTGCAAAAATTCTGGGAGACTGAAAAGAAACTGCAGG aATCTATAAAGGATAGCGGAGCTGTAGCGGTATGCCGGCGACTTCTCTCTG atGCTTCATCGTCGAATGAGGCTGTTCATCTGCAGCAGCGACTAAACAGTCTAAGTACCGAGCTGTTGGTCATGCGCGATCGACTTCATGTTGAGGGGCAAGGGCACGTTCAAAATCGGAATAACGAACCCCAACATCAACATCACACTGGCGTACTCGGGGGCAATAGGGAAAATAAGGGAAAGAATTTTAATACAACTGCATCGAGTCCGAATCTAAATTTTGGAACTGCGCTTTCAACCAAAGCATTGCAGCAACATGTGAACGGTAGCGGCCAGCACACGCTACCTAAG CAATCGCAAAACTTCGGCCGGACCGTAGCAGGATTTTCGAATCCGTCCGGAGCTATTATTCCGGCGCGTAACACATCCATTCCTCATCCATTGCCGCACCAGTTAAGTGACAGAACCACTCAAGTGCATCACCATCAGCAGCACCAAAGCAATAAGAACCACACTTCTTGTCTGGGCGCCTCGGACACAGTGGCACAAGTTTCTCCGACATATATACCAAATGCTAGTTCAAACACATTACCCAAGCGCTCTTCGTGCTCCTTGACAGCCCAACAAATGTCAGCAAATAAACATATCAATCCATGCCAGAGTGTCAGGACCCTCCCATTTGGGTTTGCATTTCCTGCCGGTGCTGGAGGGGGAAGTAGTGCTAAGCTACAACAATCCTGCCGCGAGCCTAAGGACATGCAGGATCTGATCCATATGCCTGGTCCACTCACCGAACACGCTGTCATGCATACGCTACAAGCGCGCTTTAATGAGCAACGCTACTTT ACTAATGTGGGTCCCATACTGCTCTCAATCAATCCATACTTGGATGTAGGTAACCCTCTGACACTGTCATCTACTCGTGACATTCCGTTGGCTGCGCAGCTACAAAAGATTGTTCAAGAGGCAGTACGACAGCAGAGCGAGACAGGATATCCGCAGGCTATCATATTATCGGGCACAAGCGGAGCCGGAAAGACGGCAAACGCAATGCTTATGCTGCGCCAACTCTTTGCCATTGCAGGCGGAGGCCCCGAGACAGATGCTTTTAAGCACCTTGCCGCTGCCTTTACAGTTCTGCGGTCACTTGGATCCGCAAAGACCACAACAAACTCAGAATCCAGTCGCATTGGCCAGTTTATCGAGGTACAAGTGACAGATGGGGCGCTCTATCGTACCAAAATCCATTGTTACTTTCTCGACCAAACTCGTGTCATTCGACCCTTGCCCAAGGAGAAGAACTATCATATATTCTACCAGCTGCTAGCCGGACTTAACCGCGATGAACGCCTAAAGCTTCACCTAGAGGGCTACTCGCCAAACAATCTGCGGTATCTCAGAGGCGATAACTCTCAAAACGAACTAGAGGATGCTGCTCGTTTCCAGGCCTGGAAGACCTGCTTGGGCATACTTGGTATTCCATTTTTAGATGTGGTGCGTGTCCTCTCAGCAGTGCTCTTACTCGGCAACGTGCAGTTCATAGATACTGGA GGGCTTGAAGTTGATGTCAAAGGTGAATCGGAGCTCAATTCTGTAGCGAGTCTGCTGGGTGTGCCGCCGGCAGCCCTGTTTCGTGGACTGACCACCCGCACCCACAACGTAAGAGGACAGCTAGTGAAATCTGTGTGCGGCGATGTTAACGCTAATATGACGCGCGACTGTCTTGCGAAGGCACTATACTGCCGCCTGGTGGCCACCATTGTTAGGCGTGCAAACAGTTTAAAGCGTCTCGGCTCCACACTTGGCACCCTCAGCTCTGACTCCAACGAGTCAGTGCACAACCAAGCGGACGCGGCTTCCCAACACGCCTCGACCATAGGGGGTGGCAATGCAGGCTCCAAGTCTATGGCGGCGCTCAATAATGCAGTTAAGCATGCAACCGACGGCTTTATTGGCATATTAGACATGTTTGGATTCGAGGAGCCATCGCCTCACGCACATTTGGAACATCTCTGCATAAACCTGTGTGCAGAAACTATGCAACACTTTTACAACACGCATATTTTTAAGTCCTCAGTAGAGTCGTGCCGTGATGAGGGCATCGTGGTGTCCCAGACCGAGGTTGATTATGTTGACAATGTGCCTTGTATCGATTTGATATCCTCGCTGCGTACCGGTCTGCTCAGCCTCTTGGACATGGAATGCTCAGTACGAGGCACTGCTGAGAGCTATGTGGCCAAGCTAAAATTACAGCATCGCAGCTCCACGCGTCTCGAGAGCCGACTAGCTTCGGAGTTGGACGATCCGCGTCTATTTGCTATCCGACATTTTGCAGGTCGCGTGGAGTACGACAGCACTGACTTCCTGGACACAAATCGAGATGTGGTGCCCGATGATCTCGTTGCCGTCTTCTACAAGCACAGCTGtaactttggctttgccacACACCTCTTTGGGTCTGAGCTTAAGGCTTTATATTCTCAGCCACAGGCGCCGCGAGGCCTCAGCTTTCGCATTTCGCCAACTTCACACTCCGACCTGCTTAATGGCGATGAGCCCGTAAATACACTTACTCAGGACTTCCACACACGTCTTGACAACCTGCTGCGTACTCTTGTACATGCACGACCGCACTTTGTGCGTTGTATTCGCAGCAATAATTCCGAGCAGCCAGCAAGATTTGAGCGTTCGACTGTAGTACGCCAGATCAGGTCGCTGCAGGTTTTGGAGACAGTCAATCTGATGGCTTCTGGATTCCCGCATCGCATGCGATTCAAGCAATTCAACGCACGTTACCGTATGCTAGCGCCTTTCAAATTGCTGCGTCGCAGCGAGGATAAGGCGCAGGAAGATTGTCAGGTTATACTGCAATACGCATTGGACATGGAGCATCCGCCGGTGTTGGACGGGTCTGTAACGCTCGCGTGGGCGCCAGGAAAGCGACATGTATTCATTAGCGAAGGCATACGCCAGCAATTAGAGCACCTTCGCACAGAAATTCGGCACCGAAGCGCCGCCCGCATGCAAGCTATCTGGCGTGGCTATTGGTGGCGCAAAAAGATGGGTAGCTCCGGCAACCTTAAGCGCAATGCCAACACAGCCGACACAGGTCTAATCTGTTCAATGCCTGCACTTGCGAAGGGGACAAACAACCACATTGCCAAGTCAGAATCCGAATCCGCAGCTGCCGCAATAGTTGCTTTGGCGGCAGTTGCTGCTTCAGCTCCAAGCACGG TCGCACGACTGTCAGCTAAGTCCACGAGTGCACAAATGTCTAGCACTGTGCTTCGACCACGTCCTCAACCAATTGCTGGCACTCCGCCGCCTGATCCCCATGAGAAGTGCGACCAGAATATTATTCAGCAAACATGCAGTCTCTTTGGGTTGGATTTG GAACGACCGCCGCCCGTTCCGCCGTCACGAGCTTATACCATCACCCCTAACTCG